A single Watersipora subatra chromosome 7, tzWatSuba1.1, whole genome shotgun sequence DNA region contains:
- the LOC137400575 gene encoding uncharacterized protein, with amino-acid sequence MGDTDSESVNSEPGCVQSEQNSGHLDKPSVSSTENTDKRPQRKAALSLIGQESKVYQVNIKVLKEINVQVKAIDFLSDTIDAESAENVVEMLKSVDTQFCSVSDLYNELVDLTQNKVDEQTETMFAMYKSEVDSTKEHCHKKLYNLDTERQEEEKLIEAQAAIERTKQAMAEQQRIFEDLMKRRRAKKALVEAASIQQQLRQVDLLDQSTDYTQQVGEDVSEVNAMHYQHPHGSVPTSQPSSSTMHQTHQRNRRDEFMQQQHTQQDSLLASHKINSNAQQGLISSQQESMKQLGETIAASLSRSSTKKSVEPEVFAGNTLDFMDWQVDLDAYLKAENIEGSDRLRHLKKYVKAEARKCIDGYFLVATADAYELAREKLRERYGNQQSISRSFRQRLAEWPRISAKDGQGLRELGDFLCHIRSAMSTIPSLEILNDCNENEKMIQRLPDWLRNRWARKIARIQVSEKRYPDFCEFTDFIQEEAHVMTLTISLISTKENKDDKDRSTRQRVRNYQTSAEEENTCLFCKRRHKVNVCYTLQAKPYEERVTLVKEHNLCFTCLTTGHRSKTCRKKDTCKRCNRAHPTVLHDDNWKPRGKRSDEHKDNSKSSPPNRETKEKGESKAKSNTGPNTEVNVRKTQLKSEILSMAVPVYVSSGNKELLVYALLDTQSDSCFVTKTVANIIESKGESEDVVVCTLNGETTKRVKKYDNITIQGYMTDAHVTVSAYEQDYITCKKEQIPTKEKASRLDHLSHLGKEIPSYLDIPVGLLIGSDCPQALTPLSSVAGGPGETFAMETIFGWTLCGGTNKKILLKNVSSYKTDTKKDSEILNMLERDFKDAEHGIASQEDILFTKMLTEETVQNEKGTYVLPLPFKNGAPTLPDNRPQAEKRLAQLIKKLKEDKAYKEEYVKFMEDLLQAGHAEECPTTTQDETTKGWYIPHFGVRHPKKKKLRVVFDASAKYRGISLNDTLLQGPDHINSLVGILCRFRKESIAICCDIQQMFYNFHVPVKHRNFLKFLWTNEDFTQTKELRMKVHTFGATSSPGVATFGLRKLATDYSDISKSAAQFLLEDFYVDDGITSVANQTEAIELIKDSRDICSKGNIRLHKFVCNEREVLASVPTSERSETVKSIDLFTDKLPNERTLGLEWDVNTDEFHFTNNVQAKDATKRGLLSSVAQIYDPLGLLAPFILKGKQLLQICTSDKQPWDEPISPELKVKWDAWLQELQGLVMVRIPRCVKPYTTIQRTEIHHFSDASLSGYGACSYLRFIDTDSKVHCALIFGKARVSPMKSVTVPRMELQAAVIATRQSILLRKELKMPIDRECFWTDSKIVLGYLSNDTKRFHMYVANRVQEIKGTTTSEQWAYVCSKDNPADTASRGASISELRGSSWLDGPEFLKKPSLDTYLKSNSVDRTLQENDPEVRSIKVFSTSVAPTIAERFDRFSSYRSLLHSDAILKQIAKTARSKQTSNIWRTKALTPKEIHEAEVFVIKTLQAETYSEEVKALECSEEVNKSSVIAKLNPYIDKDGLLRVGGRIRRASELSQDEKFPIIIAKRTHIARLIIRNLHDKIHHLGQRSTLAAIREAGFWITNGTSMVKTEIGKCVTCARLRKPLETQRMGELPAERLERTAPFSHVGMDVFGPFEVKDRRTVLKRWGVLFTCLYSRGVHIEMIEDLSSGSFINALRCLIYLRGQVTTLYSDQGTNFIGAKNLLQKELESVKVKELKAYLLNNRIEFKMNTPSSSHQGGVWERLIRSTRAVLNGMALKYKGRLDSQTLRTAFCEVASILNSQPLTATEIGNSEDPLITPNHLLTGKTGHTPAPPPGEFSNGEIYGNIHWKKAQQIADEFWKIWRSEYISHISQRQKWTSAKDNIKEGDVVLLKDDNLHRNLWSTGIVDATQIGDDSKVRKVTLRLANKNLNHKGKPVSPTTIVQRPVQKLVLLLRA; translated from the coding sequence ATGGGCGACACCGATTCGGAATCTGTCAATAGTGAGCCAGGCTGTGTGCAAAGTGAGCAAAATTCCGGACACTTGGATAAACCCAGTGTTAGTTCTACCGAAAATACAGATAAAAGGCCTCAAAGAAAGGCAGCTCTTTCTTTAATAGGTCAAGAAAGTAAGGTATATCAAGTGAACATAAAAGTGTTGAAAGAGATAAATGTGCAGGTTAAGGCAATCGATTTCTTGTCAGATACAATTGATGCTGAGTCCGCTGAGAATGTTGTTGAAATGTTGAAATCAGTAGATACTCAATTTTGTAGTGTGTCAGATTTATACAATGAACTTGTTGATCTTACTCAAAATAAAGTTGATGAACAAACTGAGACTATGTTTGCTATGTATAAAAGCGAAGTTGACTCCACCAAAGAGCATTGTCACAAAAAACTCTATAATCTGGACACAGAAAGGCAAGAAGAAGAAAAACTCATAGAAGCTCAAGCTGCAATAGAAAGAACAAAACAGGCAATGGCAGAACAGCAGAGAATCTTTGAAGACCTGATGAAAAGACGAAGAGCGAAGAAGGCCCTTGTTGAGGCTGCGTCGATACAGCAGCAACTCCGGCAGGTTGACCTCCTTGACCAATCAACAGACTATACACAACAAGTGGGAGAAGATGTTAGCGAAGTCAATGCCATGCATTATCAACATCCACACGGAAGTGTACCTACAAGTCAACCATCAAGCAGCACCATGCATCAAACACACCAGAGAAACAGGAGAGACGAATTTATGCAGCAACAACACACGCAACAAGATAGCCTATTAGCCAGTCATAAAATTAACAGTAATGCGCAGCAAGGTCTTATCAGTAGCCAGCAAGAAAGCATGAAACAGTTGGGTGAAACCATAGCTGCAAGTTTGAGCAGAAGTTCCACAAAGAAGTCAGTTGAACCCGAAGTTTTCGCCGGTAATACGTTAGACTTTATGGATTGGCAAGTTGATTTAGACGCCTATCTTAAGGCAGAGAACATTGAAGGATCCGATCGTTTGAGACACTTGAAGAAATACGTAAAAGCAGAAGCTAGGAAATGCATAGATGGATACTTCCTAGTGGCTACTGCAGACGCATATGAATTGGCAAGGGAAAAGCTTAGAGAACGGTATGGAAATCAGCAAAGCATTTCTAGATCATTTAGACAGAGACTTGCAGAATGGCCCCGGATAAGTGCAAAAGACGGCCAAGGCTTAAGAGAGTTAGGCGACTTCTTGTGTCACATACGTAGTGCGATGAGCACCATACCCTCACTCGAAATCTTAAATGATTGCAATGAGAATGAAAAGATGATACAGAGACTCCCAGACTGGCTACGAAACCGTTGGGCTAGAAAGATCGCAAGGATACAAGTGTCAGAAAAGAGATATCCAGACTTTTGCGAATTCACAGATTTCATACAAGAAGAAGCACATGTAATGACATTAACAATATcactaatttcaactaaagagAACAAAGATGATAAAGACAGAAGCACAAGGCAAAGAGTCCGGAACTACCAGACATCAGCTGAAGAAGAAAACACTTGTCTCTTCTGCAAGAGAAGACACAAAGTAAATGTCTGCTATACATTACAAGCTAAACCCTATGAGGAAAGAGTGACGCTCGTAAAAGAACACAACCTGTGTTTTACCTGCTTAACCACAGGACATCGTTCAAAAACCTGTAGAAAAAAGGACACCTGTAAAAGATGTAACAGAGCGCACCCTACAGTTCTTCACGACGACAATTGGAAGCCAAGAGGCAAAAGATCAGATGAACATAAAGACAACTCAAAATCTTCACCACCAAATAGGGAAACAAAAGAGAAAGGAGAAAGTAAAGCAAAGTCAAATACTGGCCCAAACACCGAAGTAAATGTAAGAAAAACTCAACTCAAATCAGAGATTCTCAGCATGGCTGTACCAGTCTATGTATCTTCTGGAAACAAAGAACTGCTTGTTTACGCTCTATTAGATACTCAGTCAGATTCCTGTTTTGTCACTAAGACAGTTGCAAACATCATCGAGTCTAAAGGCGAAAGTGAAGATGTCGTTGTATGCACATTAAACGGTGAAACGACTAAAAGAGTAAAGAAGTACGACAATATAACCATACAAGGCTATATGACAGATGCACATGTAACTGTAAGCGCATACGAACAAGACTATATAACATGCAAGAAAGAGCAAATCCCAACTAAAGAAAAAGCTAGCCGACTGGATCATCTCTCACACTTAGGAAAAGAGATACCATCTTACCTCGACATACCCGTCGGGTTATTGATAGGGTCTGACTGCCCACAAGCACTTACACCTCTCAGCTCAGTGGCAGGAGGCCCTGGAGAGACCTTTGCGATGGAAACCATATTTGGTTGGACGCTCTGTGGAGGAACAAACAAGAAAATCCTGTTGAAGAACGTCTCATCATATAAAACAGATACAAAGAAAGATAGCGAAAtactgaacatgctagaaagggaCTTTAAAGATGCAGAACATGGTATCGCATCCCAAGAGGACATTCTATTTACAAAAATGCTTACAGAAGAAACTGTTCAAAATGAAAAGGGCACCTATGTTCTCCCACTTCCATTCAAAAACGGAGCACCCACGCTCCCAGACAATCGACCTCAAGCAGAGAAGCGCCTGGCACAGCTCATAAAGAAACTGAAGGAGGATAAAGCGTACAAAGAAGAATACGTCAAATTCATGGAGGACCTTCTGCAAGCTGGTCATGCAGAAGAATGCCCAACAACCACTCAAGATGAAACCACTAAAGGCTGGTACATACCCCATTTCGGAGTAAGACACCCAAAGAAGAAAAAGCTCAGGGTAGTTTTTGATGCAAGTGCTAAATATAGGGGGATATCCTTAAACGACACCTTGCTGCAAGGACCTGACCACATAAATAGTTTAGTGGGAATACTATGTCGTTTTAGAAAAGAGAGCATTGCTATATGCTGTGACATACAGCAAATGTTTTACAACTTTCACGTGCCAGTCAAACACCGTAATTTCCTCAAGTTCCTGTGGACAAACGAAGACTTCACTCAAACTAAAGAATTAAGAATGAAGGTTCATACTTTTGGCGCCACGTCATCGCCTGGTGTAGCAACCTTTGGACTAAGGAAACTGGCCACGGACTACAGTGATATATCTAAGAGTGCTGCACAGTTTCTACTAGAAGACTTTTATGTAGATGATGGAATCACCAGTGTTGCAAACCAAACAGAGGCTATAGAACTTATAAAAGACTCAAGAGACATTTGTTCAAAAGGAAACATTCGACTACACAAATTTGTGTGCAATGAAAGAGAAGTGCTTGCTTCAGTTCCAACCAGCGAAAGAAGTGAAACTGTAAAAAGTATAGATTTGTTCACAGATAAACTGCCAAACGAAAGAACACTTGGCTTAGAATGGGATGTAAACACAGATGAGTTTCATTTCACCAACAACGTGCAAGCTAAAGATGCCACAAAGCGTGGACTCCTATCCAGTGTCGCTCAAATCTACGATCCACTTGGCTTATTGGCACCCTTCATATTAAAAGGCAAGCAACTTCTGCAGATCTGTACATCTGACAAACAACCATGGGATGAACCTATCAGCCCAGAACTAAAAGTAAAGTGGGACGCATGGCTACAAGAATTGCAAGGATTGGTGATGGTGCGTATTCCAAGATGTGTAAAGCCATACACTACGATTCAGAGAACAGAAATTCATCATTTCAGTGATGCTAGCCTATCAGGCTATGGAGCTTGTTCCTATCTAAGATTTATAGATACAGACAGTAAAGTGCATTGCGCACTTATATTTGGAAAAGCTAGGGTTAGCCCAATGAAAAGTGTTACTGTCCCAAGAATGGAACTCCAAGCAGCTGTGATTGCCACTCGTCAGAGCATTCTCCTCAGAAAAGAATTAAAAATGCCCATCGACCGGGAATGTTTTTGGACAGACTCCAAAATAGTGCTAGGATATCTATCGAATGACACTAAAAGGTTTCACATGTATGTGGCAAATCGGGTTCAAGAAATCAAAGGAACAACGACATCTGAGCAGTGGGCTTACGTATGCTCAAAAGATAACCCAGCAGATACTGCTTCTCGAGGAGCAAGTATTAGTGAGTTGAGAGGGTCATCATGGCTGGATGGACCCGAGTTCCTAAAGAAACCAAGCTTAGACACATATCTGAAATCAAATTCAGTTGACAGAACCTTACAAGAAAATGACCCAGAAGTAAGAAGCATCAAAGTCTTCTCAACAAGTGTAGCCCCCACAATTGCTGAAAGATTTGATAGATTCAGCTCATACAGATCTCTGCTACACAGTGATGCGATTCTTAAGCAAATAGCAAAAACGGCAAGAAGTAAACAAACATCAAATATCTGGAGAACAAAGGCTCTCACGCCTAAAGAAATTCATGAAGCTGAAGTGTTCGTCATCAAAACGCTACAAGCGGAGACATACTCTGAAGAAGTAAAGGCACTAGAATGTTCTGAAGAAGTAAACAAATCTAGCGTTATTGCCAAGTTGAACCCATATATAGATAAGGACGGCTTACTCCGAGTTGGTGGGAGGATAAGAAGGGCGAGCGAACTAAGTCAAGATGAGAAGTTCCCAATCATCATAGCAAAACGCACGCATATAGCAAGACTGATCATTCGTAATTTACATGACAAAATACATCACTTAGGCCAAAGAAGCACATTGGCAGCAATTAGAGAGGCTGGGTTCTGGATAACTAATGGCACATCTATGGTAAAAACAGAGATTGGTAAGTGTGTCACATGTGCAAGATTGCGCAAACCATTGGAAACACAAAGAATGGGTGAACTACCAGCTGAAAGACTTGAAAGAACAGCGCCTTTTAGCCATGTAGGCATGGATGTATTCGGTCCATTTGAGGTAAAAGACCGAAGAACTGTCCTGAAGAGATGGGGCGTCTTGTTTACTTGTCTCTATAGCAGAGGAGTTCATATAGAAATGATAGAGGATCTCTCTTCTGGCAGCTTCATAAATGCTCTCCGCTGTCTCATATATCTCAGAGGACAGGTAACAACACTTTACAGTGATCAAGGTACAAATTTCATTGGAGCAAAGAATTTGTTACAGAAAGAGCTAGAAAGTGTAAAGGTCAAGGAACTGAAAGCATATCTCCTGAACAATCGCATAGAGTTTAAGATGAACACACCCAGCTCCAGCCACCAAGGAGGAGTATGGGAAAGGCTCATACGTTCTACCAGAGCCGTCTTAAATGGAATGGCACTGAAATATAAAGGAAGGCTAGACTCGCAAACATTGAGAACAGCCTTTTGTGAAGTTGCCAGTATTCTTAACAGTCAGCCTCTTACAGCCACAGAAATAGGAAACTCCGAGGATCCTTTAATTACTCCAAACCACCTGCTAACTGGAAAGACAGGACATACTCCTGCTCCACCCCCTGGAGAATTCTCAAATGGTGAGATATATGGAAATATTCACTGGAAGAAAGCACAACAGATAGCGGACGAATTCTGGAAGATCTGGAGATCAGAATACATCTCTCACATCAGTCAAAGACAGAAATGGACAAGCGCTAAAGATAACATCAAGGAAGGAGACGTAGTGCTACTTAAAGATGACAACCTACATCGGAACCTTTGGAGTACAGGCATAGTGGACGCCACCCAAATTGGTGATGATAGCAAAGTACGAAAAGTAACTCTTCGCTTGGCAAATAAGAACCTGAACCACAAGGGCAAGCCAGTTTCACCAACCACAATCGTCCAGCGACCAGTACAGAAATTAGTTTTATTACTTAGAGCTTAA